Part of the Perognathus longimembris pacificus isolate PPM17 chromosome 1, ASM2315922v1, whole genome shotgun sequence genome, TCATGCCAGTGGATATGGCcatgaggttttgttttgcttattcgCCACCTCTGAGGAGTTTCCTGGGCCCTTACAATGACTTTCAACGAAAAATTTTTGTGAATAAATTGAAGCCTTTGAAACCATGTCTCAGCCTCAAACAGGAAGCCAAATCACAGAAAGAATGGAAACACTCACACAACCAAGCCAAGAAGCGGGTTGTATTTGCTGACTCCAAGGGCCTCTCTCTTACTGCAGTCCACGTCTTCTCTGACCTTCCAGAAGAACCTGCATGGGATCTTCAGTTTGATCTCTTGGACCTGAATGATATCACCTCTGGTTTAAGACTCCATGAGGAGAAAAACCTGATTTTAGATTTTCCTCAGCCTTCCACTGATTACTTAAGTTTCCGGAATCATTTTCAGAAGAACTTTGTTTGTCTGGAAAATTGCTCTTTGCAAGAACGAACAGTGAGTGGGACAATCAAAGTGAAAAATGTGATCTTTGAGAAGAGGGTTCAGGTCCGCATTACATTTGACTCCTGGAGAAGCTACAGGGATGTGGACTGTGTCTACATGAAGAATGAGTATGGCAGCTCAGATAGTGACACCTTCTCCTTTACCATTGACTTACCCTCCGTCATCCCAACTGAGGAGAAGACTGAGTTCTGCATTTCTTACCAAGCGAATGGGCAAGTCTTCTGGGACAACAACGAGGGTCAGAATTACCAAATAGTTCATGTGCAGTGGAAACCGGATAGGGTGCAGACGCAGATGACACGCCAGAATTGTGCATTCAACCAGATGCCTCCTAAGACTGAGTCGGAGTCAATAGTCTTTGGCAGTCCGAGGCTGGCTAGTGGCCTGTACCCAGAATGGCAGAGCTGGGGCAGAATAGAGAATTTGGCCTCTTATCGATGAATTAAGCAACCTACTGATTGATCTTGACCTGTTGTAGTCCCTATGCAATTCTAGGTCTGTATTGCTCAATATTAGGAAGCCTTTGCTACTTTCCATCGATAGGTTTAGCTTTGAGTCTTTGGGACCTGGCAACAGAAAAATATGAGCCATTTGAGCATTTTGTTCTAGATGATCAAGTAACAGCCTGGGAACTATTTCTGTttaatcctttattttttctcccagtacccttcctgtcttccctctCAATTCACTAGCTTTCACATTGGGCAAGAACAACTTGAGGAAGGACAGTTGATGGTGATGGAAAGCTGTGTTAATGGTATGAGGAATGTGTGAAAGGGTTAAGCAAATAGCTCTGAGACTCAAACCAGAGTAGAAGTGGAGGTCTGAACATTTAATTGTTGGTGAAATGATGTAAggttattttgtgttttgaagtTGGTTTTTCAACTTTTTCTCCTGGAGAAGTAActcagaagagaggaaagaggtctGTTCTACGTATTGTGAAGAAAAGCCAAATCAACTTTTAGGGTATTGGATGGTGTTGGGGGAAGATGAACTATATAATTTTGGAGACTCAAGACCTTAAGTAAAGCCTTTCTGTTTAACCatggtctatttaaaaaaaaaagtcatgtgtaacctctctgtacatcagtttgataataaaaatttgagaaaaaaaagtcatgatttGGGGCAAGTTTAATTGAATCTGTATTTGAAATCCTAAATGTGACAAGTGACTTTGCCATCAAGGCATAGTACTTGGGTTCTTGGTATATATGGAATGTTGTGGCCAACTAGTTATGCCATCACCCATGGCTTAACAGCACCCAGGAATCCATTTATGTCAAAGATAGTTCTTTCCAAGTGCCTTGATTAAACCAAAAAATAATGTTGTTGTTTAACCCAAATATCTGATCATGCATGAGTTTCTGACCTTCCACAAAGGTCCATTCTCTAGTATTGCTCCTGCAATACTGTTGTACTTTCAAGAGTGTTGTCAGTGTACACAATTCACATCCTTCATATTGAAGGTGACTCATCTTTCTGTCATGCTTTTTTGATGCAGTGTTTGAAGTGAGGACTGACACTAGGATTCTCAATACCAGAGTCCAGTACCTTGCACATAGAAGGAGCAGTCTATTTTGTTgcctgtttttgtgttgttttacttTCCTTTGAAGTCAAATGCtgctgttctttttaaaatatatatttaaagagaaaggatgtgaattttttggggggtgtgaaTTCTTTTCATGTGTGCATAAATCCATTCATTAAGATCCTGAGGACCGGATTCCTGAAATGTTTGATTCATCTTGTGCATGTCTATTGAGAAATGTTAGGAGAATGCAGTTAATTTTAACATGTGTGATCTTCTATACTGGAAAAGTGCTGTTGGTGTAACTCAGCTATGACTGTATTTGAGCTTGTAACTAGTATCCATAATTTTTCTACTGTAAATATTACAGTTTCTTCTAGTTATCCTCTAGGAGCTTCTCACTTTAAGAATAAATGTGTttgatagaagaaaaaaaaaacaaactaattccaggaagaaaagttcctgagactccaattaaccatcagaaagcaggaaatggaagtgttgctcaagtggtagaatgtcagccttgagcagaaaaaacctAGCAAGTAtgtgagaccccgagttcaagccccagtattagcacaaacaaacaaagccaaagGTGTCAACTTAAGGAGAGTATTAGTGAGTGTCAAATATTAAATACACAATTAGCAAATAtttgaataaagaaatgaaaacactgtAGGACTGATATATTAGATGACATTGAAAAACCaatgacattgttcaagaaaacctttggaaaataaaaaaaaatttaaaatgaagtgaaattactgacataaaaaagaaaattctttccttTGAGAAGACTTACTGAATAGTAGGAAATCCTTGGATTTGGAAATAAGAGAAAGAGTATTATTGGCAATAATGTTGATTACTATTGAAGATGGGTCTAAGTACCTGGGGTTCATTACACTGTTCCATGTACTTGTATGCATGCTTAAACTTTTTCATAATTAACGGGTAAACAATTTAGAAGAGAATGTTACACTTGACTCCATGGTAACATATTTGAAAATTTCCATAATGAAAGAACACATTACTAAGACTGACTTAAGAAGTAAACAATGTGAACAGAACAACAACCCTGGAAGACATGATAAAAGAATTATCCCCTAATGACACCAAGCTGTGATTATTTTATTCATGAGTTTCTTCAAGAGATCTGTGTCTGATGCTCTGTAAATTATATGGAAATTGAGCCATTAAATCATTCATCAAGATTGCTGCAACCTTATTTCTAGGACCTAAGATACAGACAacaaaaatatcaaacaaatttATGTGCAAATATACAAACTTACAAGTAAAAGAACAAGGAAATTAAACTCAGTTGCACTCAATGAATTAATGTCCATTTAACCAATTTATCATATCCTAGTTAGTATGTATTGGCTTCTTAGCCAATATGTCCCACAGAGGAATGGAGGCTCCTGGTGAATTTGCTTTGGTGTGCTCTAGAATTACTATCCTTTTTAATAACAGGCTTCCAAACCAGTTATACCAATAGTGTTTGCTACTATATTTATGTAATGtagttaaatatttatataaatggatGAATGATGATTATGGAAAAAATGTTTCTATAGAAGTTAGACTAAATGCATTGAAAGAACTCAAAGCAAGTGAGatcactcaaaaaaaattaagctagGTAAGGATGAGACAATGCTATATTTGGAAAAAACTCCCCAAAGTCTAGGAGAATAATGTATTTATGTTGTTTTAGGAGCAATTTAAATTTATCTTCTTTAAAGAAACTAAATGTGAGACAGCAACATATTAGGGGAGTGATTTAGGTAAGACAGATGGTACAGAATTCTACATAGGAAAACATACTTAAAGTCATTAGTTGGGGCAATAGTCACTAGTTAAGGCAATACTATTTGTTTACTAAATTGACCTCCAAATCTCAATGGTGTAATATAATAAACACTTTCCTAGTTATGTCAAGTCCAAATGGCTATACCTGTCTGCCAGGCATGAGGCTGCTCCTGTCTCTTGGTTCTGATATATCCTGCATGTTGCTTCCAAGGTAGCTGTGCTTTTCTACATCTAGCCACAGTGGAAGAGAATAGGGATTCTCATGTGGGCATTGTCAAGGGTAGGGTAGGCCAGGCCTGGGAAGATGTCACATCACTTCAGGTTCCATTGCGTGCCCAGTTATGCAGGCACATGTTATAGCAAAGCAAACTGGGAAATGTGCTTTTACCACATGCCCtgggaaaagcaaaaacaaatagaaactgAGCCAGTCTTTGcatacctcccccctcatttataaatgttcatttatatgtattaagttagttttttgccagtcctggggcttggactcagggcctgagcactgtccctggcttctttttgctcaagtctagcactctacctcttgagccacagcgccacttccagctttttctgtttatgtggtgctgaggaatcgaacccagggcttcatgcatactaggcaagcattctaccgctaagccatattcccagctttatGTATTAAGTTAAAGACAAAatgtttaaagtattttttaaagtattttttagaAGCAAAATTCCCTACTTTGTCAGGCATTCTTCAGAGCAGAATGGCACAGTATAATGCATGAAAGCAAAGACTTTGGAACctgatttctgtttttgttttgtttttttttttttttggccagtcctgggccttggactcagggcctgagcactgtccctggcttcttcccgctcaaggctagcactctgccacttgagccacagcgccgcttctggccgttttctgtatatgtggtgctggggaatcgaacctagggcctcgtgtatccgaggcaggcactcttgccactaggctatatccccagccctggaacctGATTTCTGAGCTCAAAGGTAAGCTCTTACAATTGTTAACTTTGGACAAGTTATTTAATGTCTCTGAACTTTAATTTTCTTCTAAAgtattatttttggcagtattattgtatgaactcagggccttttccttgctagggagatattctaccacttgattcatttTGTTAGCCCATTGGTTATTTGTGAGATAGGGTTTACTTGAAATAGgtttgttgagatagagtctcatgattCTCACCCCATTTCCCCCCCAAAGCttgtcttgaaccacaatctcttAATCTCTACCTGGCTTAAACCAGCTTTGGAGGTAGTGTTAGTGGAATAtacatatattccatatatatgttGGGATATGTGATTATTTAGCAAGTATTAGCTATTATTATTTGATTCAATATTTTGATTAGTTTACAGACTAGTGGCTGTCTCTACAGTAGAAAAAGCTTCTcttacattttgaaaaatgtagtatcttatttatttatttatttatttatttggccagtcctgggtcttggactcagggcctgagcaccatccctggcttcttcccgctcaaggctagcactctgccacctgagccacagcgccccttctggccattttccatatatgttgtgctggggaatcgaactgagagcttcatgagtaggaggcaagcactcttgccactaggccatattcccagccttcttagagattttttaaaaattatcaaatatGCTAtagattggaagtggagctgtggctcagtggtagaatgccagccttgagcagaaaggctcagggatagtgcccaggcccggagttcaagccccacaactgaccaaaaaagaaaaaaatgaatttcaaatattttatagataaaaaaaacaaaacaagagtaaCTTTACTTAAACCTATTAGTAACAAAGTGCAATTATTAGCACCTGTAAAGATGATATATGGTAATAAAATGTTTAACAACTGGCACAGCATGGTACTAATTAGAATGGACTTCTGAATAGTAAGAATCATGTGAATCTTTTATAAACAGAATGGCCATTCCAGTATGGCTTTCTGTAATTGAGAAATCCAGAAGTGTTCCCTCTTTAGGTGAGGCttgatctatttatttatctaataATATTATACCAGGCACAAAGtttattttgtctcttttctgtttttctgccaTGCATCTTCAATGTATTCCCCAAgatggctgtcagtagcccctgTGGATTTTGCTTCAGTATTTGTATATAAGCAAGAAACAggccttttttttaatgtgagtaaTGGCAAAATTTCTAAGATTTACTCTAGTTAGATTGATTTGAGCCACTTGCTATTCTTATACCAATTGTGGTGGCCAGGGGCATGGCCTTGTTGATTGGCTTGGCCAAGGTCTATAGCCATCTGGAGTTTGGGATGTAGGCAGCTTTCCTGCAACCATGAAGATCCCCTAACAAGCATTAAGATACTcaagggatgggctgggaatatggcctagtggctagagtgcttgcctcatatacatgaagccctgggtttgattcctcagcaccacatatgtagaaaatggccagaagtggcgctatggctcaagtggcagaatgctagccttgagcaaaaggaagtcagggacagtgctcaggccctgagtccaagcctcaggactggccaaaaaaaaaaaaaaaaaaaaaaatactcgaGGGAAGAGAGAACTATGGATACTAGGCAAATAATAAACATCAGTAGATCTAATAAAacatacatgatttttttttttttgcttcatggTTTTTGAGGTTTTGTCCCTAGCCAGCTGGTTCCATTGCTACGAGCCTAAGCAGAGGcttatacacagtggaaaggCATGGCAAGgggaaagctgctcacctcatggtgtccaggaagcagagagaaacaggaaggaaCTAGGGATGTACCCTTCCATGATACACTCCTCAGTGATCTGCTTTTTCCAACCATATCCTACTTCTGAAGAGCTCATTTATTATGAACTTAGTAGATTAACCCATTGGTAAAATTAGTGCCTTCCTGATCCAATCAGTTCTCAATAGCATTACCAGCTTAGGTCCAGGCCttcaataaacacataaatggatGCTTCATAGTCAGATGATTAATATCCCCTCAGTAAAGGGTGAAGTGAGAATAGAGACAGCATTCCAAAACAGCCCTTAGGTGCTAGACTCTTTGGGGGCTTGCACTCTAAACAATGCTAGAAAATAGTTCAGCTCCCCAAATAAATGGCTTGGCATGCTGATAAAGCTGCTTGCTCATCTTTGTTATGTACCAAGGAAGGCCTGGGTCTAGAGTGCCCATCTTACCTTTTCATGGACTTTGGGAATGACTAGGGGCACTTGCCAAGCTGGCTgtcctttaatttattttatttttccaattaagCACATTCCTTGGCCCATTTTATGTGGTATGAATTTTTACCGAAACCCTAGTGAAccatcaggaagaaagaaaaaaaagaagaaagagaaaaacatgacATACCCAATAATTAGGTGcaatgatagtgtgtgtgtgtgtgtgtgtgtgtgtgtgtgtgtatgtgtgtgccagtcctggggcttgaactcaaagcctgagcgctgtccttaactttttcttttttccttaaggctagcattctaccacttgaaccattttaTTAGCCCAttgaattggagatagtctcctggattttcctgcctaagctggctttgactcatg contains:
- the LOC125353863 gene encoding protein phosphatase 1 regulatory subunit 3C-like; amino-acid sequence: MSCTRMIQVLDPRPLTSSVMPVDMAMRFCFAYSPPLRSFLGPYNDFQRKIFVNKLKPLKPCLSLKQEAKSQKEWKHSHNQAKKRVVFADSKGLSLTAVHVFSDLPEEPAWDLQFDLLDLNDITSGLRLHEEKNLILDFPQPSTDYLSFRNHFQKNFVCLENCSLQERTVSGTIKVKNVIFEKRVQVRITFDSWRSYRDVDCVYMKNEYGSSDSDTFSFTIDLPSVIPTEEKTEFCISYQANGQVFWDNNEGQNYQIVHVQWKPDRVQTQMTRQNCAFNQMPPKTESESIVFGSPRLASGLYPEWQSWGRIENLASYR